A genomic window from Prunus persica cultivar Lovell chromosome G2, Prunus_persica_NCBIv2, whole genome shotgun sequence includes:
- the LOC18785847 gene encoding probable glycerol-3-phosphate dehydrogenase [NAD(+)] 1, cytosolic — protein MIGTSDAVTHNAYSNGLIQHSNDSVEEKLDELRCLMGKTEGDPLRIVGVGAGAWGSVFAAMLQDSYGHFREKVQIRIWRRPGRSVDRATAEHLFEVINSREDVLRRLIRRCAYLKYVEARLGDRTLYADELLKDGFCINMIDTPLCPLKVVTNLQEAVWDADIVVNGLPSTETRVVFEEISRYWKERVTMPVIISLSKGVEAELEPEPRIITPTQIINRATGVPNENILYLGGPNIASEIYNNEYANARICGSEKWRKPLAKFLRQPHFIVWDNGDLVTHEVMGGLKNVYAIGAGMVAALTNESATSKSVYFAHCTSEMIFITHLLAEEPERLAGPLLADTYVTLLKGRNAWYGQKLAKGELTLEMGDSIKGKGMIQGVSAVKAFFELLSQPSLSILHPEENEPIAPVELCPILKMLYRILIIREFPPQAILQALRDETMNDPRDRIAIAQTHAFYRPSLLGQKF, from the exons atgattggGACTTCTGATGCAGTGACCCATAATGCCTACTCAAATGGGTTGATTCAGCACTCAAATGATTCTGTTGAGGAGAAGCTTGATGAGCTTCGATGTCTAATGGGCAAAACAGAAGGTGATCCACTTAGGATAGTTGGTGTTGGTGCAGGTGCTTGGGGAAGTGTCTTTGCTGCTATGTTGCAAGATAGTTATGGTCACTTTAGAGAGAAGGTCCAAATAAGAATATGGAGACGACCAGGAAGATCTGTTGACAGAGCCACAGCAGAACATTTATTTGAAGTGATCAATTCAAGGGAAGATGTGCTGAGGAGACTGATTAGGCGGTGTGCTTACTTGAAGTATGTTGAGGCAAGATTAGGTGATCGGACGCTTTATGCAGATGAGTTACTGAAAGATGGGTTTTGCATCAATATGATTGACACCCCTCTTTGCCCTTTGAAGGTTGTCACAAATTTGCAGGAGGCTGTGTGGGATGCTGACATTGTGGTGAATGGGCTGCCATCAACAGAAACTCGTGTGGtatttgaagaaattagtAGGTACTGGAAAGAGAGAGTAACAATGCCAGTCATCATCTCTCTTTCAAAAGGTGTCGAGGCTGAATTGGAGCCTGAACCACGCATAATTACACCCACTCAAATTATCAATCGAGCAA CTGGTGTTCCAAATGAGAACATTCTCTACCTTGGAGGACCTAATATTGCCTCAGAGATTTACAACAATGAATACGCTAATGCTCGCATATGTGGATCTGAAAAGTGGAGAAAGCCATTGGCCAAGTTTTTAAGGCAGCCCCACTTCATCGTGTGGGACAATGGTGACCTTGTTACTCATGAAGTTATGGGCGGATTGAAGAATGTGTATGCCATTGGAGCTG GAATGGTAGCTGCGTTAACCAATGAGAGTGCCACCAGCAAATCGGTATACTTCGCACATTGTACATCAGAGATGATATTTATCACCCATTTGTTGGCCGAAGAACCAGAGAGGCTAGCAGGGCCTTTGTTGGCTGACACATATGTAACCTTATTGAAAGGTCGTAATGCATGGTATGGACAAAAGCTGGCCAAAGGGGAGTTAACCCTTGAAATGGGTGATAGCATCAAGGGCAAGGGTATGATTCAG GGGGTCTCTGCTGTAAAAGCATTTTTTGAGCTGCTAAGTCAGCCCTCTTTAAGTATCCTACATCCTGAAGAGAACGAGCCCATTGCTCCAGTTGAGCTTTGCCCTATCTTGAAGATGCTATATAGAATACTTATAATAAG GGAGTTTCCACCACAGGCTATTCTTCAAGCGTTAAGGGATGAGACCATGAATGACCCTCGAGATCGTATTGCGATTGCACAAACCCATGCTTTTTACAGGCCATCCCTTCTTGGCCAGAAGTTTTGA
- the LOC18785712 gene encoding uncharacterized protein LOC18785712 has protein sequence MSLVDYASSDDDVSEEIRENKENEPAQVPQDDPQPPTRPHTQSVVSSYQQPESTAHSSAPSIEKLPDASMLLNSPVFSSNMFSGGDHSSRVAAAIAESASRKRESNEFVSSVPRSKVPKGNLPHSKNVPDTIGGMLVPPQLSGSSSQFPVQLDTAKRKLRGLSFSRQEDVLLVQGWLATSMNVVHIKGQPKATYWGRVTQYFHNYKTFASDREEKSLLQRWSTIQLATKKFCEYVTQVENEHKYGMNEQDKFFYSKQLYEKLEKRKFHFDHCWKLLKDAPKWVDDMHKKKPSNRVKGTSLSPEFSSPSTSQSLVELVEDQVCNTESGNMERPQKRKEVTNTDVGNIERPPIRKDILNTDFGNTVRAPIGKDVPSSDFGSRERPSIRKDVPIIDFENTERPLIRNITITDFGNIDRPPVRKDVPNSDFGSRERTSTRKGVLSIDFGNTERPVIKKDIPNTDFGNIERPPVRKDVSDSDVENMETSPLRREVVNSDFGNMERPLIMKAEKLKTKDHDKNDNANKQVVDLLHIMEKWKDQVNEDKRQYRLEKMEMLRERLEMDKERLRLDREDKEERIMLMDISGMPHELQQYYRRRRMEILAKGMGGV, from the exons ATGTCGTTGGTGGACTATGCATCTTCAGACGACGACGTATCGGAGGAGATTAgggaaaataaggaaaacgAGCCAGCCCAAGTACCCCAGGATGATCCACAGCCTCCGACTCGTCCTCACACCCA ATCCGTTGTTTCATCATATCAGCAGCCTGAAAGTACTGCCCATTCATCAGCTCCTTCAATTGAGAAACTTCCTGATGCTTCAATGCTCTTGAATTCTCCGGTTTTCTCATCCAATATGTTTAGTGGTGGCGACCACTCTTCTCGTGTTGCAGCTGCAATAGCTGAAAGTGCATCACGCAAGAGAGAGTCAAATGAATTTGTTTCCTCTGTTCCCCGCAGTAAAGTTCCCAAAGGTAACTTGCCTCATTCCAAGAATGTTCCCGATACAATTGGTGGTATGCTGGTTCCACCTCAGCTTAGCGGAAG TTCCTCCCAATTTCCGGTTCAATTAGATACTGCCAAAAGAAAACTACGGGGCCTGAGCTTCTCTAGACAGGAAGATGTTCTCCTTGTACAAGGATGGCTTGCAACCAGCATGAATGTCGTACACATAAAAGGTCAACCAAAGGCTACTTATTGGGGGCGAGTGACACAATATTTCCACAACTACAAAACATTTGCAAGTGATCGAGAGGAGAAATCACTCCTACAACGTTGGTCAACTATTCAACTTGCAACCAAAAAATTTTGTGAATATGTTACTCAAGTGGAAAATGAGCACAAATATGGCATGAATGAGCAGGATAAG TTTTTTTATTCGAAACAATTATacgaaaaattggaaaagagaaaatttcattttgaccATTGCTGGAAGCTGTTGAAGGATGCCCCAAAGTGGGTGGATGATATGCACAAGAAAAAACCATCAAATAGAGTAAAAGGTACAAGTCTCTCTCCTGAATTCTCATCTCCTTCTACTTCACAGAGTTTGGTAGAACTTGTGGAGGACCAAGTCTGTAATACTGAATCTGGGAACATGGAGAGACCACAAAAAAGGAAGGAGGTCACAAATACTGATGTTGGGAACATAGAGAGACCACCAATAAGGAAGGACATCCTAAATACTGATTTTGGGAACACGGTGAGAGCACCGATAGGGAAGGACGTCCCAAGTAGTGATTTTGGAAGCAGGGAGAGACCATCGATAAGGAAGGACGTCCCGATTATTGATTTTGAGAACACAGAGAGACCACTGATAAGGAACATTACAATTACTGATTTTGGGAACATTGATAGACCGCCAGTAAGGAAGGATGTCCCAAATAGTGATTTTGGAAGCAGGGAGAGAACATCGACAAGGAAGGGGGTCCTGAGTATTGATTTTGGGAACACAGAGAGACCAGTGATAAAGAAGGACATCCCAAATACTGATTTTGGGAACATTGAGAGACCGCCAGTAAGGAAGGACGTCTCAGATAGTGATGTTGAGAACATGGAGACATCACCATTAAGGAGGGAGGTCGTAAATTCTGATTTTGGGAACATGGAGAGACCGTTAATAATGAAGGCTGAGAAGCTGAAGACAAAAGATCACGATAAGAATGACAATGCAAATAAGCAAGTTGTTGATCTCTTACACATCATGGAGAAATGGAAAGACCAAGTTAATGAAGATAAAAGGCAATATCGGTTAGAGAAAATGGAGATGCTTAGGGAGAGGCTTGAGATGGATAAAGAGAGGCTTCGACTCGACCGTGAAGACAaagaggagagaataatgTTGATGGATATAAGTGGAATGCCTCATGAgctccaacaatattatcGCCGTCGTCGAATGGAAATTCTGGCTAAAGGAATGGGTGGTGTGTGA